GACAAAAAAACGGATGGTACAAAGACCATCCGTTTTGTATATCCGAATCAATACAGAAATATCTCTTTAGTAGGAAGTCCAGCCGGCATCTGTAGTTACAACAGCTCCGTTAATTGCGCTGGAATCATCGCAGGCAAGGAAAAGAGCGACCTTGGCAACTTCTTCCGGTTCTATTAATCTGGGGTTGAGGTTTATTCCCGCCATTGCCCTGTCCATACAGAACTTATCGGGGTCGCACATAGAATTTCCGATATTTGTTTTTACCGAGCCCGGGGCAATAGCATTGCAGCGAATATTGTAACCGACATACTGAAATCCTACATTCTTGGTTAAACCTACCAGAGCGTGTTTTGATGCAGTATAGGCTGCTCCGGCTCTGGAGCCGACAAGCCCGCCTACCGATGCAATATTTACGATAACTCCTGCTTTCTTCTCAATGAATATGGGAAGAGCCTTTCTGATGGAGCGCATCGGGCCGGTTGAATTAACGGCAAATACCCTTTCCCAGAGCTCATCCGTAACCTTTTCTGCGGGTGCAAAATTGTCCAGAATTCCGGCATTATTAACCAGTATATCAAGCGTACCATACGTATTTATGGCTTCATCAATCATGTTCTGAACGTCTTCTTCTTTGGTCACGTTAGCGATTACCGCTTTGGTTTCTCCCCCGTCTGCGGTTATTTCGCTGACAACGGCGTTAATACTTTCCTGATTTATATCGGCGGCAATAACTTTTGCTCCTTCTTTTGCAAAAAGAGTAGCTATGCACTTCCCCATCCCGGAGCCTGCCCCGGTTACAACGGCAACCTTACCTTGAAGCTTTGGCATTTTGAATGCACCTCCTCAGAATATTATTAAACCAATATAAGTTGAAGGATAAAAGACGCTTTTATATACTAACATACTTGTAGTATATTATGCCAATTCATTGTAAGTAAAATGACTACAAAACCAGATTTTACCCTGTAAATATTTAATAATACACTATATTATTTGAAATTAAAAAATATGTATTTTGTCTTTAGCAGAGGTAAAATAAGTGTATGCTTTCTCTTTTGGCATTGAGATACGCCTAAAAGAAAAGTGTTGTATTGTGGGAAAGTGTTTTTATCCCGTAACTGCTGCGTCTTGGGGGCTTTCGC
Above is a genomic segment from Dehalococcoidales bacterium containing:
- a CDS encoding SDR family oxidoreductase — encoded protein: MPKLQGKVAVVTGAGSGMGKCIATLFAKEGAKVIAADINQESINAVVSEITADGGETKAVIANVTKEEDVQNMIDEAINTYGTLDILVNNAGILDNFAPAEKVTDELWERVFAVNSTGPMRSIRKALPIFIEKKAGVIVNIASVGGLVGSRAGAAYTASKHALVGLTKNVGFQYVGYNIRCNAIAPGSVKTNIGNSMCDPDKFCMDRAMAGINLNPRLIEPEEVAKVALFLACDDSSAINGAVVTTDAGWTSY